One Nocardia iowensis DNA window includes the following coding sequences:
- a CDS encoding isoprenyl transferase, with protein MELPVQVRGLPYRIYEARLTKQLAGKQHPRHVAVMCDGNRRWARENGFTDVSHGHRVGAVKIAELVGWCQAEGIEMVTVYLLSTENLQRDPDELETLFEVITDVVEELSAPEQNWSVRIVGSLDGFPELIAKRLRTAAERTEGRDGVHVNVAVGYGGRQEITDAVRSLVRQEIAAGETGEDLVQSITVNAIGQHLYTSGQPDPDLVIRTSGEQRLSGFLLWQSAYSEIWFTEAYWPEFRRVDFLRALRDFAARHRRFGI; from the coding sequence GTGGAGCTTCCGGTTCAGGTGCGGGGTTTGCCGTATCGCATCTACGAGGCCCGGCTGACCAAGCAGCTGGCCGGCAAACAACATCCCCGGCACGTCGCGGTGATGTGCGATGGTAATCGGCGCTGGGCCCGCGAAAACGGCTTCACCGATGTGAGCCATGGGCATCGGGTCGGCGCGGTGAAGATCGCCGAGCTGGTCGGCTGGTGTCAGGCCGAGGGCATCGAGATGGTCACCGTCTACCTGCTCTCCACCGAGAACTTGCAGCGCGATCCCGACGAGCTGGAGACGCTGTTCGAGGTGATCACCGACGTGGTCGAGGAACTATCGGCGCCGGAACAGAATTGGAGCGTACGGATCGTCGGCTCGCTCGACGGGTTCCCGGAGCTGATCGCGAAACGCCTGCGCACGGCCGCCGAACGCACCGAAGGCCGGGACGGCGTGCACGTCAACGTGGCCGTCGGCTACGGCGGCAGGCAGGAGATCACCGACGCGGTGCGCTCGCTGGTTCGCCAGGAGATCGCCGCGGGGGAGACCGGCGAGGACCTGGTGCAGTCGATCACCGTGAACGCCATCGGCCAGCACCTCTACACCTCCGGCCAGCCGGACCCGGATCTGGTCATTCGTACCTCTGGGGAACAGCGACTCTCCGGATTCCTGCTGTGGCAGAGCGCATACTCGGAGATATGGTTCACCGAGGCATACTGGCCGGAATTTCGGCGTGTGGACTTCCTGCGGGCACTGCGCGACTTCGCCGCACGGCATCGCCGCTTCGGCATCTGA
- a CDS encoding PaaI family thioesterase has protein sequence MSETTIDLAQLSGLELLRTAMTMANRPPFIGDLLGMEVDELEHGKVVFGLRTRPEFANPLGTTHGGICATLLDSVMGCAVHSTLEAGVGYTTLELKINYIRAVPTDGQRLTATGTTIHVGRTTATAEGRVVDEQGRLVAHATTTCVIFRGNR, from the coding sequence ATGTCGGAAACCACGATCGACCTCGCCCAGCTGTCGGGCCTCGAGCTGCTCCGCACGGCGATGACGATGGCGAACCGCCCGCCGTTCATCGGCGACCTGCTCGGCATGGAGGTGGACGAACTCGAGCACGGCAAGGTCGTCTTCGGCCTGCGGACCCGGCCCGAGTTCGCCAACCCGCTCGGCACCACGCACGGCGGCATCTGCGCCACCCTGCTCGACTCGGTGATGGGCTGCGCGGTGCACTCCACCCTGGAGGCGGGCGTCGGCTACACCACGCTGGAGCTGAAGATCAACTACATTCGCGCCGTCCCCACCGACGGCCAGCGGCTCACCGCGACCGGCACCACCATCCACGTCGGCCGCACCACCGCGACCGCGGAAGGTCGCGTCGTCGACGAACAGGGCCGCCTGGTCGCGCACGCCACCACCACCTGCGTCATCTTCCGTGGAAACCGTTGA
- the glyA gene encoding serine hydroxymethyltransferase, which translates to MTQTTASVNTQSLGELDPELAAAMAGELARERDTLEMIASENFVPRAVLQAQGSVLTNKYAEGYPGRRYYGGCEHVDVVETLARDRVKELFGAEFANVQPHSGAQANAAVLMALMNPGDKLLGLDLAHGGHLTHGMRLNFSGKLYETHFYGVSKEDHRIDMDEVRGIALEARPKVIVAGWSAYPRQQDFAAFRSIADEVGAYLWVDMAHFAGLVAAGLHPSPVPHAHVVSSTVHKTLGGPRSGVILAKQEFAKKLNSAVFPGQQGGPLMHAIAAKAVAFKIAAGGEFKDRQERTLSGAKILAERLTAADVKDKGVSVLTGGTDVHLVLVDLRNSELDGQQGEDLLHEIGITVNRNAVPFDPRPPMVTSGLRIGTAALATRGFGDTEFTEVADIIATALAGTSDVDTLRGRVTKLAQSVPLYDGLEDWRLLG; encoded by the coding sequence GTGACGCAGACGACGGCCTCGGTCAATACTCAGTCTCTCGGTGAGCTCGACCCGGAGCTCGCCGCCGCGATGGCGGGTGAACTCGCCCGCGAGCGCGACACTCTCGAGATGATCGCCTCGGAGAATTTCGTGCCGCGCGCGGTGCTGCAAGCACAGGGCAGCGTGCTCACCAACAAGTACGCCGAGGGTTACCCGGGTCGGCGCTACTACGGCGGGTGCGAGCACGTCGACGTCGTCGAGACCCTCGCCCGCGACCGCGTCAAGGAACTCTTCGGCGCCGAATTCGCCAACGTGCAGCCGCATTCCGGCGCGCAGGCGAACGCCGCGGTGCTGATGGCGCTGATGAACCCCGGCGACAAGTTGCTCGGCCTCGACCTCGCGCACGGCGGTCACCTGACCCACGGCATGCGGCTGAACTTCTCCGGAAAGCTGTACGAGACGCACTTCTACGGTGTGAGCAAAGAAGACCACCGCATCGACATGGACGAGGTGCGCGGCATCGCGCTGGAAGCTCGTCCGAAGGTGATCGTGGCGGGCTGGTCGGCCTACCCGCGGCAGCAGGACTTCGCCGCGTTCCGCTCGATCGCCGACGAGGTCGGCGCCTACCTGTGGGTGGACATGGCGCACTTCGCCGGTCTGGTCGCGGCCGGTCTGCACCCCTCGCCGGTGCCGCACGCCCACGTGGTGTCCTCCACCGTGCACAAGACCCTCGGCGGTCCGCGCTCCGGCGTGATCCTGGCCAAGCAGGAATTCGCCAAGAAGCTCAACAGCGCGGTGTTCCCCGGCCAGCAGGGCGGCCCGCTCATGCACGCCATCGCCGCCAAGGCCGTCGCCTTCAAGATCGCGGCGGGCGGTGAGTTCAAGGACCGCCAGGAGCGCACTCTGTCCGGCGCCAAGATCCTGGCCGAGCGGCTCACCGCGGCCGACGTCAAGGACAAGGGCGTCAGCGTGCTCACCGGCGGCACCGACGTGCACCTGGTGCTCGTCGACCTGCGCAACTCCGAGCTCGACGGCCAGCAGGGCGAAGACCTGCTGCACGAAATCGGAATCACCGTGAACCGCAACGCCGTTCCGTTCGACCCGCGCCCCCCGATGGTCACCTCCGGCCTGCGCATCGGCACCGCCGCCCTGGCCACCCGCGGCTTCGGCGACACCGAATTCACCGAGGTCGCCGACATCATCGCCACCGCCCTCGCAGGCACGTCGGACGTCGACACCCTCCGCGGCCGAGTCACCAAGCTCGCCCAGAGCGTCCCCCTCTACGACGGCCTGGAAGACTGGCGCCTCCTCGGCTGA
- a CDS encoding ESX secretion-associated protein EspG, giving the protein MTAQWSLSAEQFAAAWYGTGLDRLPFPFRFTSRIPGLREYQAYQQQFRDELAREERIPLSRTITVLAQPDWRIELFGYDNTRDGIEIRAVGCGTRKGAGVVAQQAPAPDGGRVQLHRCRVDQLATELVRLLPETAAGTAGEKSFLLDDLNDERPDPFGTAPSSEVKERYRRFWRQSCVTRGTATVLLGPRNAEPLRTGRLRWIDTSDGRYYEVPANRALMIRPGTSADIGRYLDEAIIRARARMDSA; this is encoded by the coding sequence ATGACGGCGCAGTGGTCGCTGTCGGCGGAGCAGTTCGCGGCGGCCTGGTACGGGACCGGACTCGACCGACTGCCCTTTCCGTTCCGCTTCACCAGCCGCATCCCCGGCCTACGGGAATATCAGGCATACCAGCAGCAGTTCCGAGACGAGCTGGCCCGCGAGGAACGCATCCCGCTGTCCCGCACCATTACCGTGCTCGCCCAACCCGACTGGCGCATAGAGCTGTTCGGCTACGACAACACCCGCGACGGTATCGAGATACGAGCGGTCGGCTGCGGCACGCGCAAGGGGGCGGGTGTTGTCGCGCAACAGGCACCGGCACCCGACGGCGGCCGAGTCCAGTTGCACCGCTGCCGCGTCGACCAACTCGCGACCGAATTGGTGCGACTGCTGCCGGAGACCGCGGCAGGCACCGCGGGCGAAAAGAGTTTCCTGCTCGATGATCTCAACGATGAACGTCCCGACCCGTTCGGCACCGCCCCATCCAGTGAGGTCAAGGAGCGGTACCGCCGCTTCTGGCGCCAATCCTGCGTCACCCGCGGCACCGCCACCGTCCTGCTCGGACCACGCAACGCCGAACCGCTTCGCACCGGCCGGCTTCGCTGGATCGACACCTCCGACGGCCGCTACTACGAGGTCCCGGCCAACCGTGCGTTGATGATCCGCCCCGGCACCAGCGCCGACATCGGCCGCTACCTGGATGAAGCGATCATCCGCGCCAGGGCGAGGATGGATTCCGCCTGA
- a CDS encoding nitroreductase/quinone reductase family protein, with product MRDRSTAAAVRKFRRERFVGRYLANPAVGLLDRVGIRSRFVSELETTGAKSGQPRRVPVTVAFDEEGAWLISQHGYRSGWARNIATDPKVRLRQGKRWYTGTAAFVPDDDVVARSRSMATGRVPESAAEWVMKALASDAISVRITFDA from the coding sequence ATGCGTGACCGCAGCACCGCCGCCGCCGTGCGCAAATTCCGGCGCGAACGCTTCGTCGGCCGCTACCTGGCCAACCCCGCCGTCGGCCTGCTCGACCGGGTCGGCATCCGCTCCAGGTTCGTCTCCGAATTGGAGACCACCGGCGCCAAATCCGGTCAGCCACGCCGGGTTCCGGTCACCGTCGCGTTCGACGAGGAAGGCGCCTGGCTGATCTCCCAGCACGGCTACCGTTCCGGCTGGGCCCGCAATATCGCCACCGACCCGAAAGTGCGCCTGCGCCAGGGCAAGCGCTGGTACACCGGCACCGCAGCCTTCGTTCCCGACGACGACGTGGTCGCCCGCTCCCGCAGCATGGCCACCGGCCGCGTACCCGAATCAGCAGCCGAATGGGTCATGAAAGCCCTGGCCAGCGACGCCATCTCGGTGCGCATCACCTTCGACGCCTGA
- a CDS encoding TetR/AcrR family transcriptional regulator translates to MTVGPRARLIESAIELVREQGVHAAGLTALLDRSKASRNSLYQHFPSGKGELVATATKIAGARLGAVIEKITASRPPDRWLDALIGWWVTALEASSFRTGCPIVGAALAESEPGVQAAAGAAFAEWHEKLGAALASAGMPAAEAKSFASFVISAMEGAIVQSRAVKSTQPLDDAQKHLAVLLAGYLPAVDG, encoded by the coding sequence ATGACCGTAGGCCCACGAGCCCGGCTGATCGAGAGTGCGATCGAATTGGTCCGCGAGCAAGGTGTGCACGCGGCCGGACTCACCGCCCTGCTCGATCGCAGCAAGGCATCGCGCAATTCGCTGTATCAGCACTTTCCGTCCGGCAAGGGCGAGCTCGTCGCCACCGCCACCAAGATCGCCGGTGCGCGCTTGGGCGCGGTGATCGAGAAGATCACCGCATCGCGTCCGCCGGATCGGTGGCTCGACGCCCTGATCGGCTGGTGGGTCACGGCGCTCGAGGCGAGCTCGTTCCGCACCGGCTGCCCGATCGTCGGCGCGGCACTGGCCGAATCCGAGCCCGGCGTGCAGGCGGCCGCCGGCGCGGCGTTCGCCGAATGGCATGAAAAGCTCGGTGCCGCATTGGCTTCGGCGGGCATGCCGGCGGCGGAGGCGAAGTCCTTCGCGAGCTTCGTGATCAGTGCGATGGAGGGTGCCATCGTGCAGTCGCGTGCGGTGAAATCCACCCAGCCGCTGGATGACGCGCAGAAGCACCTCGCAGTCCTCTTGGCGGGCTACCTACCGGCAGTGGACGGGTAA
- a CDS encoding DUF885 domain-containing protein, whose translation MEAHPLVTEYLRLGLAFDRLEDGFVDAYTGDPALRREVENAPAPEPRQLARRAAELRGGLADAGLTAERTEFLDVHLRALECSGRKFAGDDIGFVDEVRAYFDVHIAPGDVEEYRDAHRQLDEVLAGEGTLAERMAAHRKADEIPPERLADCVEAFSSALRELVRVRYPLPDHEHVTYEVVGDKPWSGFNYYLGNYHSRVAINSDLKQHMAHLPSLIAHESYPGHHTEHCRKEAGLVAAGQAEQTLFLVNTPQCLMAEGLADLALRSIVGPGWGKWAQEIYADLGLRFDGERAERLSTASAKLLSVRQDAALLLHDRRRSADEVAEFLQTWNLVTPERARQSLRFLSSPLWRAYISTYVEGYRLLGGWLDQAADADERADRFRRLLDEPLTPGALRRG comes from the coding sequence ATGGAAGCGCATCCACTCGTGACCGAGTACCTGCGGCTCGGCTTGGCATTCGACCGGCTCGAAGACGGGTTCGTCGACGCCTACACCGGCGATCCGGCGTTGCGCCGCGAAGTGGAGAACGCTCCCGCGCCGGAGCCGCGTCAGCTGGCCCGCCGGGCGGCCGAGCTGCGCGGCGGACTGGCCGATGCGGGCCTGACCGCCGAGCGCACCGAATTCCTTGACGTGCACCTGCGCGCGCTGGAATGCTCCGGCCGCAAGTTCGCGGGCGACGACATCGGCTTCGTCGACGAGGTGCGCGCCTACTTCGACGTGCACATCGCGCCCGGTGACGTCGAGGAATACCGGGACGCGCACCGGCAGCTCGACGAGGTGCTCGCCGGGGAAGGCACGCTGGCCGAGCGGATGGCCGCCCATCGCAAGGCCGACGAGATTCCGCCGGAGCGGCTGGCCGACTGCGTCGAAGCGTTCTCCAGCGCGTTGCGCGAGTTGGTCCGGGTGCGCTACCCGCTGCCCGATCACGAGCACGTCACCTACGAGGTGGTCGGCGACAAGCCGTGGTCCGGCTTCAACTACTACCTCGGCAACTACCACTCGCGTGTCGCGATCAACTCCGATCTCAAACAGCACATGGCGCACCTGCCATCACTGATCGCGCACGAGTCGTACCCCGGTCACCACACCGAGCACTGCCGCAAGGAGGCCGGACTGGTCGCCGCCGGACAGGCCGAGCAGACGCTGTTCCTGGTCAACACGCCCCAGTGCCTGATGGCCGAGGGCCTTGCCGACCTCGCACTACGCTCCATCGTCGGGCCCGGCTGGGGCAAGTGGGCCCAGGAAATCTACGCCGACCTCGGCCTGCGCTTCGACGGTGAACGGGCCGAACGACTTTCGACCGCCTCGGCCAAACTGCTCAGCGTGCGTCAGGACGCGGCGCTGCTGCTGCACGACCGGCGGCGCAGTGCGGACGAGGTCGCCGAGTTCCTGCAGACGTGGAACCTGGTCACCCCGGAACGCGCCCGCCAGTCGCTGCGCTTCCTGTCCTCCCCGCTGTGGCGCGCCTATATTTCCACGTATGTGGAGGGCTACCGCCTGCTCGGCGGCTGGCTGGACCAGGCCGCCGACGCGGACGAACGCGCGGACCGCTTCCGCCGCCTGCTGGACGAACCGCTCACCCCGGGCGCACTCCGCCGAGGCTGA
- the coaA gene encoding type I pantothenate kinase yields the protein MARMSEPSPYVEFDRKQWRTLRKSTPLVLTEEELRGLRGLGEQIDLEEVAEVYLPLARLIHLQVAARQRLFAATATFLGETHPDQQVPFVIGVAGSVAVGKSTTARVLQALLSRWDHHPRVDLVTTDGFLYPTAELTRRGIMHRKGFPESYDRRKLLRFVTEVKSGAPEVCAPVYSHISYNIVPGKFHCVRQPDILIVEGLNVLQTGPRLMVSDLFDFSIYVDARIEDIEKWYVQRFLALRKTAFANPNAHFHHYAAFTDEQATAAAQEIWNNTNRPNLVENILPTRPRATLVLRKDADHSINRLRLRKL from the coding sequence GTGGCACGAATGAGCGAGCCCAGCCCGTATGTGGAATTCGACCGCAAACAGTGGCGCACACTGCGTAAGTCGACTCCCCTGGTGCTCACCGAGGAAGAACTGCGGGGCCTGCGCGGTCTCGGCGAACAGATCGACCTCGAAGAAGTAGCGGAGGTGTATCTGCCGCTCGCTCGACTCATCCACTTGCAGGTCGCCGCGCGCCAGCGATTGTTCGCCGCGACCGCCACCTTCCTCGGCGAGACGCACCCCGATCAGCAGGTGCCTTTCGTGATCGGTGTCGCGGGCAGCGTCGCGGTCGGTAAATCCACCACGGCGCGCGTGCTGCAGGCGCTGCTGTCCCGCTGGGATCACCATCCGCGGGTGGATCTGGTGACCACCGACGGATTCCTCTATCCCACCGCGGAACTCACCCGCCGCGGCATCATGCACCGCAAGGGCTTCCCGGAAAGCTACGACCGCCGCAAGCTGCTGCGATTCGTCACCGAGGTGAAATCCGGTGCGCCCGAGGTGTGCGCGCCGGTGTATTCGCACATCTCCTACAACATCGTGCCCGGCAAGTTCCACTGCGTGCGGCAACCCGACATTCTCATCGTCGAGGGCCTGAACGTGCTGCAGACCGGGCCGCGGCTGATGGTTTCGGACCTGTTCGACTTCTCGATCTACGTCGACGCCCGCATCGAGGACATCGAGAAGTGGTATGTGCAAAGGTTTCTCGCGCTGCGCAAGACCGCGTTCGCGAATCCGAACGCGCATTTCCACCACTACGCCGCCTTCACCGATGAGCAGGCCACCGCGGCGGCGCAGGAGATCTGGAACAACACCAACCGCCCGAATCTGGTGGAGAACATTCTGCCGACCCGGCCAAGGGCCACCCTGGTGTTACGCAAGGACGCCGACCACAGCATCAATAGACTGCGACTGCGTAAATTGTGA
- a CDS encoding adenylate/guanylate cyclase domain-containing protein, with product MRANAMIARLVIWALKARGGLAAVVITANLSGLAVIITELWLSGSLSRLGPDWIRSTVLVGIYPTLGFLVGVALAIRDRSSHFGWLDQGRKPTEAEARQLLRLPIIITARAFAVWITGVIVATVTLMRVTPDNDPAVMAALFTFGGFESVGLTFLIVDRLIRPTIPVVAAVLGPTMHWSSSVLVRVVVSWAVAAALPLLMLIVVLGNPVADPADRVRTAIYLSVVGLAVGALATAFLARAVATPMRTLRRALDRITRGDLDVRVPVGSTSEIGRLENSVNELVANLRERQRMRDLFGRHVGTEVAERALAGGVDLTGDVREVTALFVDVTGSVELSTGLPPEEFVAKLNRLLATVVTATEENNGLVNKFEGDAALCIFGAPIALRDNATPALRAARRIRDEVVATGELDVGIGVAHGLVFAGDVGTDTRLEYTVIGDAVNEAARLTTEAKEAPRRILVSGTVIEAAAPHERAKWTLYETILLRGMKKPTACWTDTHQRPTSTPSVNGSQAAAPSGTADPNTERSAVAEVRTAATETD from the coding sequence GTGCGGGCGAACGCCATGATCGCCCGGCTGGTCATCTGGGCGCTCAAGGCCCGCGGGGGTCTGGCGGCGGTGGTGATCACCGCCAACCTCAGCGGTCTCGCGGTGATCATTACCGAGCTGTGGCTCAGCGGGTCGCTCAGCAGACTCGGCCCGGATTGGATTCGGTCGACGGTACTGGTCGGCATCTATCCCACCCTCGGCTTCCTGGTCGGAGTCGCGCTCGCCATCCGGGACCGGTCCTCCCATTTCGGCTGGCTGGATCAGGGCCGCAAACCGACCGAGGCGGAGGCGCGGCAGCTGCTGCGCCTGCCGATCATCATCACCGCTCGCGCGTTCGCGGTGTGGATCACCGGCGTCATCGTGGCCACCGTGACGCTCATGCGGGTGACGCCGGACAACGACCCCGCGGTGATGGCGGCCCTGTTCACCTTCGGCGGGTTCGAATCGGTCGGGCTGACCTTCCTCATCGTGGATCGGCTGATCCGCCCGACCATTCCGGTGGTGGCCGCGGTGCTCGGCCCGACCATGCACTGGAGTTCCTCGGTGCTGGTGCGGGTGGTGGTGAGCTGGGCGGTGGCGGCGGCGCTGCCGCTGCTGATGCTGATCGTGGTGCTGGGCAATCCGGTCGCCGATCCGGCCGACCGGGTGCGCACCGCCATCTACCTCTCGGTGGTCGGCCTCGCCGTCGGTGCGCTGGCCACCGCCTTCCTTGCCCGCGCGGTGGCAACGCCGATGCGCACGCTGCGTCGCGCGCTCGACCGCATCACCAGGGGCGATCTCGATGTGCGGGTGCCGGTGGGCAGCACCAGTGAGATCGGGCGGCTGGAGAACTCGGTCAACGAGCTGGTCGCCAATCTGCGTGAGCGGCAACGGATGCGGGACCTGTTCGGCAGGCACGTCGGCACCGAGGTGGCCGAGCGCGCGCTGGCCGGCGGCGTCGATCTGACCGGTGACGTGCGGGAGGTGACCGCGCTGTTCGTGGACGTGACCGGCTCGGTCGAACTGTCCACCGGGCTGCCCCCGGAAGAGTTCGTCGCCAAGCTGAACCGGCTGCTCGCGACCGTCGTCACCGCCACCGAGGAGAACAACGGGCTGGTCAACAAGTTCGAGGGCGACGCGGCGTTGTGCATCTTCGGCGCCCCGATCGCCCTGCGCGACAACGCCACTCCCGCACTGCGCGCCGCGCGCCGGATCCGTGACGAGGTGGTCGCGACCGGCGAACTCGACGTCGGCATCGGTGTCGCGCATGGACTGGTCTTCGCGGGCGACGTCGGCACCGACACCCGCCTCGAGTACACCGTAATCGGCGACGCGGTCAACGAGGCCGCGCGCCTCACCACCGAGGCCAAAGAGGCTCCCCGGCGAATTCTGGTGAGCGGCACCGTCATCGAAGCCGCCGCACCGCACGAACGCGCGAAATGGACGCTCTACGAGACGATCCTGCTGCGCGGCATGAAAAAACCGACGGCCTGCTGGACCGACACCCACCAGCGCCCCACCAGCACGCCGAGCGTCAACGGCTCGCAAGCAGCCGCACCGAGCGGCACCGCGGACCCCAACACCGAACGCAGCGCGGTAGCCGAAGTCCGCACCGCCGCAACCGAAACCGACTGA
- the trhA gene encoding PAQR family membrane homeostasis protein TrhA translates to MRGWIHTWAVGIAAIAAIVLIAKAATISATAGWSTAVYGLTVCGLFGISAVYHRVTWPTPQARIRMKRADHSMIFLFIAGSYTPFALLGLPGRTGQTLLIVVWAGALAGVALKLLWPTAPRWVGVPLYLLLGWAIVPVAGQLNTQIGIAPLILLLVGGLFYSGGAILYATKWPNPWPTVFGHHEFFHAATVLAALTHYIAVWLVVLR, encoded by the coding sequence ATGCGCGGCTGGATCCACACCTGGGCGGTTGGCATCGCGGCCATCGCGGCCATCGTGCTGATCGCCAAGGCAGCGACCATCTCGGCGACCGCGGGATGGTCAACCGCCGTCTACGGGCTGACCGTGTGCGGATTGTTCGGCATCAGCGCGGTCTACCACCGGGTGACCTGGCCGACCCCGCAGGCCCGGATCCGGATGAAGCGGGCGGACCACTCGATGATCTTTCTGTTCATCGCGGGCAGCTATACCCCCTTCGCCCTGCTCGGCCTGCCCGGCCGCACCGGGCAGACGCTGCTCATCGTGGTGTGGGCCGGTGCGCTGGCCGGTGTCGCGCTGAAACTGTTGTGGCCCACCGCGCCCCGCTGGGTCGGCGTGCCGCTCTACCTGCTGCTCGGCTGGGCGATCGTGCCGGTCGCCGGCCAGCTGAACACCCAGATCGGCATCGCGCCGCTGATCCTGCTGCTGGTCGGCGGGCTGTTCTACAGTGGCGGCGCCATTCTCTACGCCACCAAGTGGCCGAACCCGTGGCCGACCGTCTTCGGTCATCACGAGTTCTTCCATGCCGCGACGGTGCTCGCCGCCCTCACCCACTACATCGCGGTCTGGCTCGTCGTCCTGCGCTGA
- a CDS encoding GDSL-type esterase/lipase family protein — translation MRPQLAAVFVMGKIQRLRAGGCFPTVPLPPDQAEHIYSGVEAVNALLATRAVAHGATFVDVYPASIGHDACAPEDIRWSEGLFPNSPAQPLHANAVGHHNEALILIEAIRRNT, via the coding sequence GTGCGCCCCCAACTGGCTGCGGTCTTCGTGATGGGCAAGATCCAGCGACTGCGCGCGGGCGGCTGCTTCCCGACGGTGCCCCTTCCGCCGGACCAAGCCGAGCACATCTATTCCGGCGTCGAAGCCGTCAACGCACTGCTGGCCACTCGAGCCGTAGCCCACGGCGCGACCTTCGTCGACGTCTACCCGGCGAGCATCGGCCACGACGCCTGCGCCCCGGAGGACATCCGCTGGTCCGAAGGCCTCTTCCCGAACTCGCCCGCACAACCGTTGCACGCCAACGCGGTTGGTCATCACAACGAGGCACTTATCCTGATCGAAGCGATCCGCCGGAACACCTGA